Part of the Nicotiana tabacum cultivar K326 chromosome 20, ASM71507v2, whole genome shotgun sequence genome, cttagtggggtctggggagggtagtgtgtacgcagaccttacccctaccctagggtagagaggctgtttccaaatagacccttgGCATCCTTCCCTCccagaacttcccaccttgctcttggggagactcgaactcacaacctcttggttggaagtggaggttgcttaccatcaaaGTAATATGTCTTCGTGTTGCATACTATCTCATCATCATTATTATGGTTGTAGTTTTCAGCTCTTCATTGTGTTTCGATAAATGTGTggcttctttattcatctttttttaattgattttggGACTTCTGGATAGATATTTAAGCACGGTGCACTATAAATGGGGAAAGTATGTGCGAGTGCCACACACTCCGTGTTCGCCTGTGCTGCTTCTTTGGTGTTAAAAAACACATAGAGATAGGAGATATTAGACTCTGATAGAAGTGTATTGAAGTTTCTGATATGTCGAGGCTTACATTAGAATAAAGTGATTGCTCCAAATTCAGGGATGGTAAAGCTAACATCTTTATCTAAGTTAGAACGTGGACAATTACATGAAACAAATGTGGTAGTATCTTGATTAGCTGTAATTGAACAAGTATGGTAGTGTCATTGTTTTAATATATGTTTCTAGGGCTCTCCCAAAAGGCGTAGATTCTTCCCTCTCCTTATTCAATACCCTTTCCTCCAAACTGGTTACAAAAGTAATTCTGGTTGCTAATCACATTTAAGAGCTTCAATAAATGCTATCTAAAATTACCAGATTCAATCACATATCTCAGTGGACACCCTTTTTCGTAACATATTTGATATCTGAGTGCTTGCCTGGTTGAAGCATCAAGGTGACATGTATATGGTTGACTTTAAgttctttaattttaaaaaaaacaagcCTGGCTTTACAAATTTATAgtaaaaaaatgaaagagaaagatAATGACTATTTATAAACTAGAAAGGACGAAGAAACTTGGTCTATTGAATTTACCCAGCACCAGCAGGAAATGACTTGAACTGGTAAGTCTCTTAATTTAGCGAGAAATATATGGTAGAGGACGGGGTAAGTCTTTAAAATTGCTGGGGTCCAATATTGCTCTATCTATTTTTCTTTAATGCTTGTGGTTTGATAGATGCTTTATTAACAAGTATATCAACTATTCTCTTGTTGTCCTTGTCCGTTTCTCAAGTTATGTGATTCATTTAGAAAAAGAATATTAAGTAGTTGACTGGGACAAGAATGTATTGATCCCACAcaagtgaaaaagaaaatcaagattTCGCTTTAGTTATTCATCGAAGATGCCTTAACTTTTAACTGTTTTTTTGTGTAGTGGATTTAATTCAAGAAGGTTCCACACTAGTCTTGACAAAAGCTAAAGTTGACATGTTCAAAGGATCGATGAGGCTTGCTGTTGATAGATTTGGCCGTATTGAAGTTGGTCAACCTGCCAGTTTCTCTGTGGATCAAGATATTAACATGTCTCTGATTGAGTTCGAACGTGTAGACGTTGTTGTGTAAGCACACCCTTCTCCCAAAGGGCCGAAAATCCGGAGTACAAAGCTTAATTCTATCTCTTGAGTACTTGCTGCCATGAATTTCTCTTCACATACTGGAAGAGAAGACTCGGACACTTTTTCTGAGAGTAAACCTTTTGTAGCATCGAAGAGGAACAAGCTGTTAATTCCTGTTTTCCTTATTTACTTTTTGGACAATCGAGGATTTTAGAAATTACAAAGCAGTTCTTTATAGATACATTTTGTTGGATAATCAGTGGTCTTTCCAATTAATGTATTGAaccttttctttttcagttttcttagATTTAGTGCTTTATACCCCAACTGCTTTCTTTTCCTCTTGCCTTTTTTTTACCCACTCCAACATGAAGTAGTGATTAGTGTTTGTTATTATAACATGTTcggccaagcttctttttggtcaaaagtgttttttttcttttccaaaagcacttttggccaaaaattgaggtgtttgaccaattatggaaggaaaaaagtgtttttgaggagaagcagaaaaaaatagtttctctccaaaaatacttttttgagaagtacttttgagaaaaatacactttaaagcagttttttaaagcttggccaaacactaattgctgctcagaagtgcttttcaaactaattagccaaacacaaattgctgctcaccaaaagtacttttgagaaaaacagttttgaaaaaaaaaacacttctcaaaataaactgatttttatAGCTTGGCCAAACGGCCTATTACTCAATATGACTCCAAGTTCTGATTGGAAGTGAAGGCGGCTCACTAATGTTTTTGATAGGGATTTTAACACATTTGCCTGGTCGGTCGGCTAAGGGTAATTGCAGTTGCTAGTCAAATATACGAAAAATGTACCCTGGTTATGTATAAAATacgtatattttttgtattatgtTAATATTTAAtctacaaaaaataaatatttgctGGTTGCTGGTTGAAATTTGGAGGCCACTGGGGCGAAGGCGTGTCACTAATTGAGCCAACTCATTTTGCGACTCTGCTGTTCAATTCTTTGAAAAGGTAATATGTTTGATATGAATCACTCTCTGTTAtttttccttccaaaaaggatAGCTGGTTGATTATGTAGGGAAAAATGTTTGCTAGTGATCGTATTTCTCAAGTTAAATGGACATTTAAATAATATCTTGGGGGAGCGTCAATGcaagtaaaaagaaaagaaacttctTCAAACCCtgatttgttcttttcttcttagaCTAGTGAGGGTATGCCCCCAGGCCCAACGACTATTTAGTATTTTTGTTAATAAAGCTACATAGGTACTTAAATCTATCATGGGCCATAGAAAAGAAACATGTTATGGAAAAGGTTTTTGTATACTTAAAGGTTTTGTAAGTAGTACAGGCTAAAGGGAGATTGTATTTAACTGTCATAACTATATACAAAAATGTGATTCTAACAGTATTTAGCAACATGCTCATTGTCTTCACCTATCCATCCAGCTTTTTCATTATGTTGGACCAATCATCAAGCATGTTGGTACTGTTGCAGGCACTAAAGTGGCCTCTAGTAATTTGTCAGTCAGCTGAACGTCTTCTACTCTGCTATGAAGATGAATTAAGCGTGTTAATGATTCATATAAGAGTGTACAATCTGCTCAAATAAACTCAGTGATATCTAACACCCACAAAAACTATGTGCAATAATTATTAAC contains:
- the LOC142174821 gene encoding uncharacterized protein At4g28440-like, with translation MAEQKKQQVGSKKVNQLRPLDFGVNITVKVISKKPIAQRNRLAECLVGDETGIIIFTARNDQVDLIQEGSTLVLTKAKVDMFKGSMRLAVDRFGRIEVGQPASFSVDQDINMSLIEFERVDVVV